The window CCTCCAATTCTTCGTTCAGGTTGTGCAAGTCTTGTAGGAATGAGTGGTAAGCTGAAGATGATGCTAATTCCTTGGTGGAACCGGACCAATTGTCATCTGCAAAATGAATCAAGATTATTAGGCTCTTAAACCATTATAAGAAGGGAAGATCTTTACGTACTTATAGCTTTTAAAAGCAAAAGACTCGGCACCTGTTGCTTTTTGTAGTTCATCCGCCACACTCGGAGGCAGTCGTCCCTCCCACTACTTAGCAGACAGCTAATACAGCCTTCAATCTCGTTGTTATGCTTAGAGGTAGCGCTTATATCGCGGAATAATGTCAGAAAAATATTGGCATGCTTTACGGGGCTATTGATATAACTTTGCTGGAAATAAAATCGTGATATTTGAAAAGATACAAATCATTTGAGTATAATCTTATCTAAAACTCACCAGCAATCCACTAGCACTGCGTTTCAGACTTTGTTGTTGCTCCTTGGGCAGATTAATGTACGTGGCGTTCAGTGCGTTATAGGCGGCGAAGAATTCTTGCTGATTTAACAGCAACggttcctccttttttcttgCCGACGACTCCTTCAGTACTTTCTCGATGTATTCAACAACGAACTTGGAATACTGCTTCAGTTCCAGATTAGGCAGCATAAGGTTTTGCCAAACACGCACACCCTCATTCAACGACTGATAACCGCCCTGTCCAACAGCCCACAAGATGCTTAGGCAAATGTTGCTACGATTTTGGTAGGAGTTCCGCAAAAGTGCTGTCTTAGCCAGGTACTTGGAACAAATTTCAGGCCAGTTTTGGCCAATCAATTGTAACAGCAGTTTGTACCCAATCACTGTCTGATTGTTGTTCAGTTCCGTAGCCATACTGTCCATCAAAGAATGGTAGAAGTATGCGAGATTTGTTTCCCCCACACTGCCAAGGAACTCCACAATCAGAAACTTGAGGGAAGGACTGGCCAGGTTACTGGGATATTGAGTCGATCGGCCGGAGAATATGGGATCGCACTCGTAGGACAGGGCTCCATTGAAGAATAGTGTAATCTTTGCAGGAATATAGACGATTATTAgcttaaaatgtaattattttatCAATTTAACTCACATGACTTAACCAACGAAGCTCGGAATCGGGACAACTGAGTTTGACCTGCTCCACTTGAGCAGAAAAATCATCCGGTGTGATGTTCTTAAGAGCCTGCTCCAGAGTTTTTGGCTTTGTCGACGTGGGCTTTTTAGCGCCAGCTGCACCTGCAGTGCCCGCATTTTTTGCAGTGTTTTTCTTTACCGGTGATTTAGTTTTCGACGACGATGAGCCACTAGAACTGGATTTAGCCGGTGAAGAGGACTTGTAGTTATTATTGTTGCTAGAGCTGAATAACTGCGCTCGATGAGTTGGCACTAGAATGGCAGTTGGTTGGATTACTGGAAATCGGCTTAGATGCACTCAGCCTAAAATCGTACACAGTTCCTCCAGTTTGGGCAATTGGGCTGCAAGCCGCTTCTTCTCTGTGTGGGCTACTACCTTTTTATCCCcaggtttttttgtttacgcGACTTGGTTACTACTTCCCATTGCTCCGACATGATGATTGCAattgtttaataaatgaaaCTAAATGAACTTAAGCAAATCAGGGTCTGCCGGCACGAATAAATACGCATTTAGAGTGGCCAAACTTTTTGTATCCTCCTTTTTGAATCATACGCCTCCAACTCGTTTTGCTCGAGTCGCCCTGTGTCGTCCTATCCTAAGTGTCTCAAACTATTCTTAATTTATGTTATACAATTTACAGTTTTCTATCaagaaattaacaaaaaataaaataataaataaactatttagAAGACTAAATAGagttcaattttttataaaaattttaaaaactaggGCTGCAGTAATCATGGACAATTGAAACTATCTGGGGAGTTGACCGTAGGACAGCGTTGCCAGATAAATTATACCAATGCGGCGGCTTGTTTACATTCGTAAACTCTctgaaaataacaaaaatatttaataagtccttaaaaataacattaaaacatGGCTGCTTCTCGCTCCCGCCGCAATAATGCTGGCAATAAGATAGCAAAACTACTAGACGAGGAAGAGGAGGATGATTTCTACAAAACCTCATATGGCGGGTTTCAGGACGAAGAGGAAGACAAGGAATACGAGTAGGTCtttgattttaattgaaaatttccCATATTAACGTTGTTAAATACCATCTTCAGACAAAAAGACGAAGAGGAGGATGTGGTGGACTCGGACTTCAGTATCGATGAACAGGATGAGCCCATTTCCGACCAGGAGGAGGCTCCCGAAAAGAAGAGAAAGCGCGGCGGCGTCAACACAAAGGCCTACAAGGTAGAGCCTctgtaattatattttaagaacTCTAAACATGAAATGATTTTTGCAGGAAACCAAGCCAATGGCCAAGAAAGAAACAAAGCCTACACCGGCTCTTCACAAAAAACGTGCCGGTGGTGGCGTCGTCAAGCGACGGGTACTTCCTCGTTTCACTGTCCTCGACTCTGGCCGAAAATCAATTCGCACATCGACAGCGATCAAGACACAGGCTACAAAAATCCGCCTCAAGGAAATGGACGATGCTCGCAAACGTAAAAAGAAGAAGGTGCGGGTCGAGGACTATATGCCCACTCAAGAGGAGCTGCTGGAAGAGGCCAAAATCACAGAGGAAGAGAACATCAAGTCACTGGGTGGGTctcttaaaaaactaaaaaatatatctatcTTATACATGTCTGTtccattttagaaaaattccaaaaaatggaattggAAAAGAAGAAAACCCGTCCCACAAAGCGGACCTTTACTGGGCCAACAATACGATACCATTCACTGACTATGCCAGTGCTACGAAAACCTACGCGTGGTGGTGTTCCAAACGACACAAAAGATGTAAAAGAACCCACCGCGAAGTGCGAGAGGACTTTTGTTACTGTCGATAATGATTTTAACGATAAAGTGTTCCAGAGCATATTCCGCCCAAAAATCTTACCAAAAGCCAGCAATGGTATTTGTCCGATCACTAGACTGCCAGCCCGCTACTTCGATCCGGTAACGCAACAGCCGTATTATAGCATTCAAGCCTTCAAAATCCTGCGCGAAGCTTACTACATGCAGCTGGAGCAACAGGGTAATGGCAGCGACCAGCCCGAGTTGGCCAAATGGTTGGAGTGGCGCAAAATGGTCAAAGAGAATCGTCTCAAGGCGACAACAGCTACCACCAAAAGCGGAGATAACTAATAAAGtaacaaaatttattaaaataattctatatatttttagaataaaGATATTGGATTTGGAAAATTTCAGAATGAAATTGGATTTAGATAGTTTGTTACGTTTGTACAGAATGTTTGAATTTGAGGTAAGAAATTTTTGAAGTAACCCTCGAGGCAAACAAGATTCACTCAAGGCATGCTCCAAAATAAACCAATTGTCCCAAATTGTATATAGGGTATTTCCCAAACGTAATCACTAAATTGTTATTAATAATCTAGACACCGTCTGTTTTCATTAGAGAGTACATAAAGCTATGTAcgtattatttatataagctgACGTTTTGGGGTACAAGAGCAGCATCCGGATTATTGACTTTGCATATGATAACAAGGTttacttacaaaaaaaatctattcTAAAAAGGTACAAGaatgtataatatatttaaaaggtttattaattttaatagaaatttaagaattatatttaaaagaagGGGCATTTTAGAGTCGACtttattttgaaaagttttagaaaatgtttttatttttattttttttcatttccgtAAACGGTCTAAATGATAACCAAGTGACCCCCAACTAGAATGCTGTGGTTCCGACAAGGTTTCATCATCTTGAGAATACAAATACACTAGTGGAACtctattttgtaattttatgattttaattcattcaataaaatatattcatcGCGATAATATAAgaacatatatttaatataaagaTTATAGTAAGAAAGGGAATTAGTACTTCGAACCAGGCCGCACTTATTGTGATCTATACGTTTTTGTCCacttatcaaaaaaaataaacacgcGCCTACTTTTTGGTCTGGATGGATGAGCAAGGTACTCTCATGACCAACGTTTAGTCAGATCTGAGATCTCAGGTTATACGAACGTCTCCGTTTTCGAAATGAGGcaattttttgtgattttacTACTCCTGGTGGTGGGATGGCAGTGCTGTGGGGTGGCTCGGGCCGACAGTGATAGCgacagtagcagcagcagtggcgAGCACAAGCACAAGGGCAAAGGACATAAATACAACAACCCCGCCTACCCTGCTCCTTACAGCTATGGCCCCTATGGCTACCCATATCCGTATAATCCCTACGCCTACAATCAGATTATGCCGCAATACCCGCCGCCTGGATATAACCCCTATCCGTATAATCCCTACATGcagccgccaccaccaccgccaccaaTGCCTGGCTACCCACCCCAGGCCCCTCAAGGCTATCCAGGTCAGCCAGGCGGTTACCCGTCCCAGCCGGGAAACCCGAGCCAACAGAATCCCAGCCAACCTTGGAATGCCAACGCGCCTTCTAATCCGTCACAACCACAGCAGCCCAATGCCGGAGCTGGACAACCTCCAGCATATCCGCCACCAGCCTCAAGTGTCATTAATCACTCCCTTAAAGTCAATAAGGAGTACAATGAGGATGGACACCACAGAACATAAATAAGAAACTAGTTTCATGTGTAACTTGTATCCGTTTTcgacaaaatatttcaaataaaatacaaatatatacatattatccTAATCCCTCAACTAATCCTTAATATTATAGGCTAAGCGCCCTAGGGAAGGATCTAGTTAGAATGTATTTACAAATCACAGTGCGCTTTTATTTCAGTTACTCGTCTGTTCTACCACCGTGCTGTGATTATACAAATGTACATGGTATGCGTAACTATTCATACACTTCTGGATGCTGAGCACAAAGGGCTCGAATGGGTGCCAAATAAAGGCGCATAACTCCCGGGGTGACAGTGAGTTGGTTGGTCGACGCGCCTTGGCGTAAAGCCGAAACTTTACACTCTTCGTCATCCGATCTCTAAATACAATGGGCTCAGTGGAACAGGGATTTGGACGCTCTAGGGGCGATATGTGCCGGTCATCGTAGCTGAAGTCGTTGAACTGGAGATACGGCGATGGTGACAGACTCTGGGAGCTGACAGGAACACTTGGATTGAAGCGCAATGCTGCATGCCGGATGAAGGGTATGGATTCGCTGGCATCTGCAAAGTTTTGCTTGAGAAAAAAGTGCAGCGGCAGGGAGGGAGCATCTCCTGTTTGCATGGATCGAACATTGCTCATCTGGTCGTAAAATTGGAGTATGATCTGCAGCAAGTCAACGGAATCATCATGGTAGACCCCCACCACCTCCTCGCTGGCTATATTGTAAAAAACATACAAGCGGCGAGGAGTTGGTGTCAGAGGCATAACATCGCTGTCTTTTTGACGTTCTTCGTAGCGCAACAGGAGGAGTTCCTTGTTCACCAATTGCATCCTTTCCATAATCATGTATTCCACCTGGGGGAGGAAATAATTAGATTAGAAAATAAACTAAGAGACAAACTAACAAATTCAAAGATCTTGTAAAAATCTTGCAGCTTCTGCCTCGCTGAAGGACTCTCCCCATAAATTTGGCGGTACAGAAAGCTTAGGACCCTTTGTTTAATGTGAGTAATTGGCATAACCGTTGTCGCGTCCAGGTTGCCAACATCCATGGACGCATTCTCGATAAAGTCTCTTGGCCGGGGACCAATCGTCTCCTGTTCAACCAAACGACCCTCCACTAGCTCGTAAACATAGATGCACTGATGCAGCCTGGACATGATTGCAATTGTAGAACCAAACACCGAGATGCCATGGTTATGGGCTATCACTATGGAGTCCTGCGACAAGAAGAGTCTGTGGGTGACACAGCCCTGTTCCAGGTCGACCACGAAGAACACGTAAGAGTAGGCGTCTAGTTTGTCAAACAAATCCGGGTAGAGGATGTAAGACATGGTGGGCATGGCGTTTCTCAAGACGGACATTGCAGCCAGTAGAACGTAACGGCCGTTCTCCAGGAACACGCTGAACTCCCGGTGCAGATAATACCGTCCGCTTTCGCCCTGACAGAGTCGCAGGACAGTGGCATCCTTTGTGGCGAACAAGCGGTCGAAGATCTGGTTCTGTACGTTGCTTTCCTGGCTCTTGAAGCATTCTCCGGTGCCCACATTCGCTTCCCGGATCAACTCTCCCACCGCCGCCGAGCCGAAGCCCTTGTACTTGTAAATATGCAGGCTGCGCTGATCCTGCGAGAAAGCCAGTAACTTGCTGCCATCTGGTGTAAACTTCCGCAGGTAAACTTGCGGAATCGAAATGGAATCAATGGTCAAGCAGGGAGTGATGCACTTGTAGAACTTTCGCTCGTGGGCAAACTGGGGGGTCCTGCTGGCAGAAGTTCCGGGAGCAAGGAAGCCTGATTCTCGATTCTGGAGCAGGTGCACGAGGTTCTGCGATTGCAGCCTCTCGCTGTAGGCCATTATTTCCACAGGTGTTTGTTTACAGACATTTTTCGCGTTTTCCAGCACTTAAAAGCAAAGGCCGTTTATGCGTGAATTCATTTTACGATCTTGTTTAAATAACTCCATTTTCACAAATTGTAATGCTAAATAACATAATTACGATTGATTTTTCAACTAAAACATTTAAACAATGGTtcaataagaaataaaacatAAGCCCGGTATTCCAATCTGAAAGCTCACcaataaaataacaataatgcTTTAATAAGCTATAAACACTATAATGCAAGATAATGATAGTGCTACACCGCTAGAAATTATCACCAAGCACTTATGAGTAACTATCGTGATTGATAAAAACAAGTTTAGAttctttattaatattttaaagcgCAAAAAGCAAACGATTGCGAGTTTGCTGATGATTGTTATCATCTCTCCCAACATCTTAACCCACTGCGAGCCAGAAACTACGATAATTATAGAAATTTGTATTCTGCTTTTAAATAAAGGGCATTCGAATAACTACTTTGTTTACCTGGTTTGGTTATCTTGCAGAGGAAACACTATTTAAATACTATCGTATTATTCCACTTTATTCAGTGTCGAAATGTTCACAATTAAGATTTTTTCAATCATTCCAAAAACTGCCAAGCATAGACTATAGTAAATTTAGACATTGTATCCCACAATGTGGCGTTTGCCGATGCACTCGCCAATGTAGAACCAGAAAATGACCTCAGCGGTCACCAGGGTGTTAAGCCAGGCCTCGCGAACGGTGAGGTTCTTGTAGGCACCGGTCTTGGCTCCCTTGATGATGTTGCCAAGTCCCTGACGGATGGCCGGAATGTCGGCTGGAGTTGGGGGCGTAAGCTCCACTTTGGCGTACTTTAGGAACACATCCAGCTGTGGCCTGGCCTGTGTAAGAAGCCCTGCAAAAAAATATCATTACATAATTTTTGATCAGTATGCGAAATGGCAAATCAAAAACAAGTTAGGTTTCGTTTGGCGAAGCTTACTGTTTACAAGTCCTGATCCCTTAGTAGCCAAACTCGCCATTTTTCCGTATCGTTTCTGCAATCACTTCAAATtataaaagagaaaaataagcGAAATGTGTAAAACCATACCTAATGTGCTATGAAACAGAGATGTTATGCATTGGCCAGGGCTGGATAAGAAGTTATCGAAAAGTATCTGtgtatttttagtatttttttagagGTTTACTCTGCTGAAAcatataaaattaaacaatataagacatataatttaataattaataagatAAATCATCaatcttatttttaaaaggttcttatttcaaataaaattattctaCCCATTTTGTATGGATAGCCTCTGGACATATCGATAA is drawn from Drosophila bipectinata strain 14024-0381.07 unplaced genomic scaffold, DbipHiC1v2 scaffold_296, whole genome shotgun sequence and contains these coding sequences:
- the LOC138927514 gene encoding calcium-binding protein P-like, producing MRQFFVILLLLVVGWQCCGVARADSDSDSSSSSGEHKHKGKGHKYNNPAYPAPYSYGPYGYPYPYNPYAYNQIMPQYPPPGYNPYPYNPYMQPPPPPPPMPGYPPQAPQGYPGQPGGYPSQPGNPSQQNPSQPWNANAPSNPSQPQQPNAGAGQPPAYPPPASSVINHSLKVNKEYNEDGHHRT
- the LOC108126828 gene encoding vacuolar protein sorting-associated protein 72 homolog encodes the protein MAASRSRRNNAGNKIAKLLDEEEEDDFYKTSYGGFQDEEEDKEYEQKDEEEDVVDSDFSIDEQDEPISDQEEAPEKKRKRGGVNTKAYKETKPMAKKETKPTPALHKKRAGGGVVKRRVLPRFTVLDSGRKSIRTSTAIKTQATKIRLKEMDDARKRKKKKVRVEDYMPTQEELLEEAKITEEENIKSLEKFQKMELEKKKTRPTKRTFTGPTIRYHSLTMPVLRKPTRGGVPNDTKDVKEPTAKCERTFVTVDNDFNDKVFQSIFRPKILPKASNGICPITRLPARYFDPVTQQPYYSIQAFKILREAYYMQLEQQGNGSDQPELAKWLEWRKMVKENRLKATTATTKSGDN
- the LOC108126825 gene encoding LOW QUALITY PROTEIN: transmembrane protein 214-A (The sequence of the model RefSeq protein was modified relative to this genomic sequence to represent the inferred CDS: deleted 2 bases in 1 codon), translated to MSEQWEVVTKSRKQKNLDKKVVAHTEKKRLAAQLPKLEELLPTHRAQLFSSSNNNNYKSSSPAKSSSSGSSSSKTKSPVKKNTAKNAGTAGAAGAKKPTSTKPKTLEQALKNITPDDFSAQVEQVKLSCPDSELRWLSHITLFFNGALSYECDPIFSGRSTQYPSNLASPSLKFLIVEFLGSVGETNLAYFYHSLMDSMATELNNNQTVIGYKLLLQLIGQNWPEICSKYLAKTALLRNSYQNRSNICLSILWAVGQGGYQSLNEGVRVWQNLMLPNLELKQYSKFVVEYIEKVLKESSARKKEEPLLLNQQEFFAAYNALNATYINLPKEQQQSLKRSASGLLQSYINSPVKHANIFLTLFRDISATSKHNNEIEGCISCLLSSGRDDCLRVWRMNYKKQQVPSLLLLKAINDNWSGSTKELASSSAYHSFLQDLHNLNEELEGSKRKDSSLDSLKEILESVQEKSSAQQKKNKQNAAAQKKKCGCCKWTLGSLFIVALIAGALYYDTETNGKGVFEKSATGKVLKNAGVLPHVEKTWYTVMGAGARGYKWAEVNVPPYAEPVVKTSVDLWKLSRNAACNIFQNGKGYFSAKWPVVAKFVDQYVPNLSGKIEAFAAGVSDFAVSSYDKSATLIKEKVLVGRFSPENINQALNQTRVAALEYLNLFHKKVDTYAKLK
- the LOC138927515 gene encoding DET1 homolog, with product MAYSERLQSQNLVHLLQNRESGFLAPGTSASRTPQFAHERKFYKCITPCLTIDSISIPQVYLRKFTPDGSKLLAFSQDQRSLHIYKYKGFGSAAVGELIREANVGTGECFKSQESNVQNQIFDRLFATKDATVLRLCQGESGRYYLHREFSVFLENGRYVLLAAMSVLRNAMPTMSYILYPDLFDKLDAYSYVFFVVDLEQGCVTHRLFLSQDSIVIAHNHGISVFGSTIAIMSRLHQCIYVYELVEGRLVEQETIGPRPRDFIENASMDVGNLDATTVMPITHIKQRVLSFLYRQIYGESPSARQKLQDFYKIFEFVEYMIMERMQLVNKELLLLRYEERQKDSDVMPLTPTPRRLYVFYNIASEEVVGVYHDDSVDLLQIILQFYDQMSNVRSMQTGDAPSLPLHFFLKQNFADASESIPFIRHAALRFNPSVPVSSQSLSPSPYLQFNDFSYDDRHISPLERPNPCSTEPIVFRDRMTKSVKFRLYAKARRPTNSLSPRELCAFIWHPFEPFVLSIQKCMNSYAYHVHLYNHSTVVEQTSN
- the LOC108126830 gene encoding ATP synthase subunit g, mitochondrial, which encodes MASLATKGSGLVNRLLTQARPQLDVFLKYAKVELTPPTPADIPAIRQGLGNIIKGAKTGAYKNLTVREAWLNTLVTAEVIFWFYIGECIGKRHIVGYNV